A window from Lachnoanaerobaculum umeaense encodes these proteins:
- a CDS encoding cyclase family protein, producing the protein MRVIDLTHTINENMPVYPGTDTPKLISVNTYEKNGFKETFLQMYTHTGTHMDPPVHICEGKKTLDEFPIEQFIGKAIVIDCRMLKEGDAITMEQLKCYGDKIERVDFLLFNLGWDKKWGSDEYFGDYPCIDDEVMEYILKGKYKGIGFDVIGLDPIADENLTRHKKLFENSDIINIENLTNLEQCVNDLFWFSCFPLKIEKCDGSPIRAVAWFE; encoded by the coding sequence ATGAGAGTAATAGATTTAACACATACAATAAATGAAAATATGCCTGTCTATCCCGGTACAGATACACCGAAGCTTATCTCTGTAAATACATATGAGAAAAATGGTTTTAAAGAAACTTTTCTTCAAATGTATACTCATACCGGAACACATATGGATCCGCCTGTGCATATTTGTGAGGGTAAAAAAACTCTGGATGAGTTTCCAATAGAGCAGTTTATAGGAAAAGCAATAGTGATAGATTGCAGAATGTTAAAAGAAGGTGACGCTATCACTATGGAGCAATTAAAGTGTTATGGCGATAAGATTGAAAGGGTGGATTTTCTTCTTTTTAATTTGGGTTGGGATAAAAAATGGGGAAGTGATGAGTACTTTGGTGATTATCCCTGTATTGATGATGAGGTAATGGAATATATTTTAAAGGGCAAATACAAGGGAATAGGTTTTGATGTTATAGGTCTTGATCCTATTGCAGATGAAAATCTTACAAGGCATAAGAAGCTTTTTGAAAATAGTGACATTATTAATATAGAAAATCTCACCAATTTGGAGCAGTGTGTAAATGATCTGTTTTGGTTTAGCTGCTTTCCACTAAAAATAGAAAAATGTGACGGCTCACCCATAAGAGCGGTAGCATGGTTTGAATAG
- a CDS encoding cysteine hydrolase family protein, translated as MRRVLIVIDMQNDFIDGSLGTKEAESIVEGVIEKILKYPKEDTFATMDTHKESYLNSQEGKNLPIPHCIENTVGWELHPDIAKIIKSENIFKKPSFGSVDLANKMLELSKAEDIEIELVGLCTDICVVSNALLIKAFLPEVKISVDSNCCAGVSVEKHNAAIETLRSCQVEIK; from the coding sequence ATGAGAAGAGTATTGATTGTTATAGATATGCAAAACGACTTTATTGACGGAAGCCTTGGAACAAAGGAGGCGGAGTCTATTGTAGAAGGAGTAATAGAAAAAATATTAAAGTACCCAAAAGAAGATACATTTGCAACTATGGATACTCACAAGGAAAGTTATCTAAATTCTCAGGAGGGTAAAAATCTTCCGATACCCCATTGCATAGAAAATACTGTAGGGTGGGAGTTACATCCGGATATAGCAAAGATAATTAAATCGGAGAATATCTTTAAAAAACCGAGTTTTGGAAGTGTGGATCTGGCAAATAAGATGCTTGAACTATCAAAAGCAGAGGATATAGAAATAGAGTTGGTAGGACTTTGCACCGATATATGTGTTGTATCAAATGCTCTTTTAATTAAAGCATTTCTGCCGGAGGTAAAAATTTCAGTTGATTCAAATTGCTGTGCAGGAGTAAGTGTTGAAAAGCATAATGCTGCAATCGAAACATTGAGAAGCTGTCAAGTGGAGATAAAATAG
- a CDS encoding IS1182 family transposase — MLTVNYYNDFFEIGQQKINFSFYELSLPDDDPVYTLKKVMEDLDFSGLLANCSDKGRTGYNPIMMYAVITYANMRGIRSIDRIVDLCERDIAFIWLTQGRKPKRDAFYEFKSKKLTSDILDDLNYQFMRRLQKEGFVTLKELFIDVTKIEANANRYTFVWRGSINYHLAGLLDSIDKLYSDYNSFLQDNGFGEKYELGNAQMFVIDGIDKVRDVIEKNRKRKITKHKKLSNNRIIEIDNCSPLEMLKLQKNLMAIADGEGIVFVNGKGKRKPKLQQLYEELEHCGQRLMSYKECFEIMGKDRNSYSKTDLEATFMRMKEDHMLNGQLKPAYNVQIAVENYFIVHSYVSNDRTDYNTLIPVLEKHKKAFGEVLEEVTADSGYCSEKNLLYLKENKIDSYIKLQDHEKRKTRAYSKDIGKYYNMKTTVFDDEQVYICHDDRELRHINTEKKEQNGYTQTYEVYGCSDCSGCEHKSKCLYKYNPDKDIDKNKVMKINEVWEELREKSHANIQSEKGILKRQIRSIQTEGHFGDIKENEDFRRFNYRTSDKVYKEFMLFAIGRNINKYHRFLYAKLKKFEGKLQEKTA, encoded by the coding sequence ATGCTTACAGTTAATTATTATAACGACTTTTTTGAAATAGGTCAACAGAAAATCAACTTTAGCTTCTATGAATTGAGTTTACCCGATGACGATCCAGTCTATACCCTAAAAAAAGTTATGGAGGATTTAGATTTTTCCGGACTATTAGCCAATTGTTCGGACAAGGGAAGAACAGGGTACAACCCGATCATGATGTATGCAGTTATTACTTATGCAAATATGCGTGGAATACGCTCTATTGATCGTATTGTGGATTTATGTGAAAGAGATATTGCTTTTATCTGGCTTACTCAAGGGAGGAAGCCTAAAAGAGATGCTTTTTATGAATTTAAAAGTAAGAAACTTACTTCAGATATTTTGGATGACTTAAACTATCAGTTTATGAGACGATTACAAAAAGAAGGATTTGTTACATTAAAAGAATTGTTTATTGATGTAACAAAAATAGAAGCTAATGCTAATCGTTATACTTTTGTATGGCGTGGAAGCATTAATTATCACCTAGCAGGTCTTCTGGATTCTATCGATAAGCTTTATTCAGACTATAATTCTTTTTTACAAGATAATGGTTTTGGGGAGAAGTACGAGCTTGGAAATGCACAAATGTTTGTAATTGACGGAATTGATAAAGTTAGAGATGTTATTGAAAAGAATAGAAAAAGAAAGATTACGAAACATAAAAAGCTATCTAATAACCGTATTATAGAGATTGATAACTGCTCGCCTCTTGAAATGCTTAAGCTACAGAAAAACCTTATGGCTATTGCTGACGGAGAAGGTATTGTATTTGTTAACGGAAAGGGTAAGAGAAAGCCAAAACTTCAACAACTATATGAAGAACTTGAGCATTGTGGACAGCGATTAATGAGCTATAAAGAATGCTTTGAAATTATGGGAAAAGATAGAAACAGCTATTCCAAAACTGATTTGGAAGCAACTTTTATGCGAATGAAGGAAGATCATATGCTGAATGGGCAGCTAAAGCCTGCATACAATGTACAGATAGCAGTAGAGAATTATTTTATTGTACATAGTTATGTAAGTAATGATCGTACAGACTATAACACACTGATTCCTGTCCTTGAAAAGCATAAGAAAGCATTTGGAGAAGTGCTTGAAGAAGTTACGGCAGATAGCGGCTATTGTAGTGAGAAAAATCTCTTATATCTAAAAGAAAATAAGATAGATAGTTATATAAAACTACAGGATCATGAAAAACGAAAAACAAGAGCATACAGTAAAGATATAGGTAAATACTACAACATGAAGACAACAGTATTTGATGATGAGCAAGTCTATATCTGTCATGACGACCGTGAACTGAGACATATCAACACAGAAAAGAAAGAACAGAATGGTTATACACAAACATATGAAGTATATGGATGTTCAGACTGTAGTGGATGTGAACATAAGTCTAAATGCTTATACAAATATAATCCTGATAAAGATATTGATAAGAATAAAGTAATGAAGATCAATGAAGTATGGGAAGAGCTCCGAGAGAAGTCACATGCTAACATACAGAGTGAAAAAGGTATTCTGAAACGACAGATACGCTCTATTCAAACAGAAGGTCATTTTGGAGATATTAAAGAGAATGAAGATTTCCGACGCTTTAACTATCGTACTTCAGATAAGGTTTATAAAGAATTTATGCTTTTTGCAATAGGAAGAAATATAAATAAATATCATCGTTTTCTCTATGCCAAACTAAAGAAATTTGAAGGAAAACTACAGGAGAAAACAGCATAG
- a CDS encoding UDP-glucose--hexose-1-phosphate uridylyltransferase has product MINKLINELMAYGIREHLVDEDDRVYVTNSLLELFGQMEFKEEEIEEERILADILADMCRFAYENGIIEDDTVTTTDLFDTKIMGLLTTMPSTVRRIFKEIYNISSKLATDYYYNFSKRVNYIRTDRIAKDEKWVTQTEYGPIDITINLSKPEKDPRDIAKAGKAKSFGYPSCLLCMENEGYAGHFSHPARQNLRVIPISLDGEDYFLQYSPYVYYNEHCIIFNKEHKPMRIDRAVFKKLLEFVKLFPHYTAGSNADLPIVGGSILSHDHFQGGGYVFAMAKAPYDRNFVLPGYEDLSAGIVKWPMSVIRLQGKDIDRIVEASDHILSAWRGYSDEDAFIFAETEGIPHNTITPIARMRDDLYEIDLVLRNNITTEDSPWGVYHPSADLHHIKKENIGLIEVMGLAVLPARLKKEMAVLEEYILDKKDIRSDEELSKHADWVDSWIGDYDINAENIHTIVQDEISKVFVKVLECAGVYKRTREGQEAFDRFIKSI; this is encoded by the coding sequence CTTGAATTGTTCGGGCAAATGGAGTTCAAAGAGGAAGAGATAGAGGAAGAAAGAATTTTGGCAGATATACTGGCTGATATGTGCAGGTTTGCCTATGAAAATGGTATTATTGAGGATGATACGGTAACAACTACAGATCTCTTTGATACAAAGATCATGGGATTACTCACAACTATGCCATCTACTGTGAGAAGAATATTTAAAGAGATATACAATATAAGCAGTAAGCTTGCTACAGACTACTACTATAATTTTAGTAAAAGAGTCAATTATATCCGTACAGACAGAATAGCAAAGGATGAAAAATGGGTAACACAAACAGAGTATGGTCCTATAGATATTACTATAAATCTTTCTAAACCTGAAAAGGATCCAAGAGATATAGCAAAGGCCGGAAAGGCTAAAAGCTTTGGATATCCAAGCTGCCTTCTCTGTATGGAAAATGAGGGATATGCAGGACATTTTTCACATCCGGCAAGACAGAACCTTAGAGTTATTCCAATTTCTTTAGATGGAGAAGATTATTTCCTACAGTATTCACCATATGTCTACTACAATGAGCATTGTATTATCTTCAATAAAGAGCATAAGCCTATGAGAATTGATAGGGCTGTATTTAAAAAGCTTTTGGAGTTTGTAAAGCTTTTCCCTCATTATACAGCAGGTTCCAATGCGGATCTCCCTATAGTAGGTGGTTCTATTTTAAGCCATGATCATTTTCAGGGAGGTGGTTATGTATTTGCTATGGCAAAGGCTCCTTATGACAGAAACTTTGTACTGCCGGGATATGAGGATCTTAGTGCAGGCATTGTAAAATGGCCCATGTCAGTTATCAGACTTCAGGGTAAGGATATAGATAGAATAGTGGAGGCTTCTGATCATATTTTGTCAGCTTGGAGAGGATATAGTGATGAGGATGCATTTATCTTTGCTGAGACTGAGGGTATTCCACATAATACTATTACACCGATTGCAAGAATGAGGGATGATCTTTATGAAATAGATTTAGTCCTTAGAAATAATATCACAACTGAGGATAGTCCTTGGGGAGTGTATCATCCCAGTGCAGATCTTCATCATATTAAGAAGGAGAATATAGGTCTTATAGAAGTAATGGGACTTGCGGTGCTTCCTGCCAGACTAAAAAAGGAAATGGCAGTTTTGGAAGAGTATATTCTTGATAAGAAGGATATCAGAAGTGATGAAGAACTTTCAAAACATGCTGACTGGGTAGATAGCTGGATTGGCGATTATGATATCAATGCCGAAAATATTCATACTATTGTACAGGATGAAATAAGTAAGGTATTTGTAAAGGTTTTGGAATGTGCCGGAGTGTATAAGAGGACGAGAGAAGGTCAGGAAGCATTTGACAGATTTATTAAGAGTATATAA